In one window of Saprospiraceae bacterium DNA:
- a CDS encoding SprB repeat-containing protein — protein sequence MHPIKIKLFLLVVFLISNAHSCEDKKDCHSFKAQISYDGVELLTVQLTNGTAPFTYKWSNGLGSGSLAIAPGPGTYSVTATDLNKCQAIAVFTIL from the coding sequence ATGCATCCAATTAAAATCAAATTATTTCTGCTGGTCGTTTTTCTCATTTCCAATGCGCATTCCTGTGAAGATAAAAAAGACTGCCATTCTTTCAAAGCGCAGATCTCTTACGACGGGGTCGAACTGCTTACGGTACAGTTGACAAACGGCACCGCTCCTTTTACGTACAAATGGTCAAATGGTTTGGGAAGTGGCTCCCTTGCAATTGCACCCGGACCCGGTACCTACAGTGTAACTGCAACGGATTTGAATAAATGCCAGGCAATTGCAGTCTTTACAATACTTTGA
- a CDS encoding DUF4918 family protein, whose protein sequence is MLSGQILKYLEGIREKLPALPSDIELLDPFQNNEVHQLVEQFYTKFYNDENPRIPILGINPGRFGAGLTGIPFTDSRRLESHCKIKTSISSHETSSEFIYHMIECYGGVKKFYGDFFISSVSPVGFTKNGKNYNYYDDPAFANHIKDYIIHQMKNLIRLPVTTHTLICLGEGKNYDFLSKLNNEKKWFSRILPLPHPRFIMQYKRKQLEEFTMRYMETLQKSLEL, encoded by the coding sequence ATGCTTTCCGGGCAAATACTAAAATATTTGGAAGGAATCCGGGAAAAACTTCCGGCATTGCCGTCCGATATTGAATTATTGGACCCTTTTCAAAATAACGAAGTACACCAACTTGTAGAACAATTTTATACCAAATTTTACAACGATGAAAACCCACGTATTCCAATATTGGGGATCAATCCCGGAAGATTTGGTGCGGGTCTGACGGGAATTCCATTCACCGATTCCAGGAGACTGGAGTCCCATTGCAAAATAAAAACGAGCATTTCGAGTCATGAAACTTCTTCAGAATTCATCTATCACATGATAGAATGCTATGGAGGGGTAAAAAAATTTTACGGAGACTTTTTTATAAGCAGTGTTTCACCGGTAGGGTTTACAAAGAATGGAAAAAATTATAATTACTACGATGATCCGGCATTTGCAAATCACATCAAAGATTATATCATTCATCAAATGAAAAACTTGATCAGACTTCCTGTAACAACGCACACCCTGATTTGCCTGGGTGAAGGAAAAAATTACGATTTTCTGAGCAAACTCAACAATGAGAAAAAATGGTTTTCCAGGATCTTACCGCTGCCGCATCCCAGATTTATCATGCAATACAAACGCAAACAACTGGAAGAATTTACCATGAGATATATGGAGACCCTGCAAAAATCTTTAGAGCTGTGA
- a CDS encoding DUF1003 domain-containing protein encodes MTSDKFNEKEILRSNDIKGKDIREGIFKLIISEYPEFSRESLISIEELNKYRRLYLTKLVEQEKGELAAIDLDVMKAIRDNAILSENIQEEIEAQLTPGQKLADKIAEFGGSWTFIASFFTFMVLWVLINIWILSTRAFDPYPFILLNLILSCLAAIQAPIIMMSQNRQEQKDRQRAEHDYKINLKAELEIKLLSEKIDHLLVHQNQKLLEIQAVQIDYLEDLMKQLKSIKE; translated from the coding sequence ATGACATCAGATAAATTTAACGAAAAGGAAATACTCAGGAGCAATGACATCAAAGGCAAGGACATCAGAGAAGGTATTTTTAAACTGATCATTTCCGAATATCCGGAGTTCTCAAGAGAAAGCCTGATTTCAATTGAAGAATTGAATAAATACCGCAGGCTATACCTCACTAAACTCGTTGAGCAGGAGAAAGGCGAATTGGCCGCCATTGATCTCGATGTCATGAAAGCCATTCGCGACAATGCCATCCTTTCAGAAAACATTCAGGAAGAAATAGAAGCCCAACTGACTCCGGGACAGAAACTGGCTGATAAGATTGCTGAATTTGGCGGAAGCTGGACCTTTATCGCCAGCTTTTTTACGTTCATGGTCTTATGGGTTTTAATCAATATCTGGATTTTATCTACACGCGCATTTGACCCCTACCCATTTATTTTGCTCAATCTCATCTTATCCTGTCTGGCCGCAATCCAGGCTCCCATCATCATGATGAGTCAGAACCGGCAGGAGCAAAAAGACAGACAAAGAGCCGAACACGATTATAAGATCAATTTGAAAGCCGAACTGGAAATCAAACTGCTCAGCGAAAAAATTGACCATCTCCTGGTTCACCAGAACCAGAAATTATTGGAAATTCAGGCGGTTCAGATCGATTATCTCGAAGACCTGATGAAGCAATTAAAATCCATAAAGGAATAG
- a CDS encoding T9SS type A sorting domain-containing protein, whose amino-acid sequence MAKIIFVLFIYFLCLPWHGSVAQVQQWETLCLLDAKLEGVSGMSSTNGGMTFWIMADNNSPPEIYEIDHNCEILRTIYADGVSKKDWEDLTSDPQGNLYIGDFGNNNNNRKDLRIYLLRNVDQLTVDSIKPEIINISYADQIAFPPAAAFRNFDMEAMVWAKDSLHLFSKNRTDPFTGYTYQYSFPAQPGNYVLSPVDSFKTGNGPMLFYWITGAAYLENPAMLALLSHDRIWLFDQFTGTQFFKGRSREIVLPNYTQKEAIYIQNPNTIYLNDEYNPTLRIGRQLYKMGVLPTFSQELEDDELLEIWPNPAENVLSILQNYFQPGQKEEFSILDLSGRCLLQFTLDQARVNLPLGSLQKGFYVLRDARGRFRKYFCKV is encoded by the coding sequence ATGGCCAAAATAATATTCGTACTTTTTATTTATTTCTTGTGTTTGCCCTGGCATGGCTCCGTTGCCCAAGTGCAACAATGGGAAACCCTTTGTTTGCTGGATGCAAAGCTGGAAGGCGTATCGGGTATGAGCAGTACCAATGGTGGAATGACATTTTGGATCATGGCAGACAACAACAGTCCGCCGGAAATCTACGAGATCGACCATAATTGTGAAATACTCCGAACGATATATGCAGATGGTGTTAGTAAGAAAGACTGGGAAGATCTGACATCTGATCCACAGGGGAATCTTTATATCGGCGATTTTGGCAATAACAACAATAACAGAAAAGATTTGCGGATTTACCTGCTGCGAAATGTGGATCAACTAACGGTCGATAGTATCAAACCGGAGATTATAAATATTTCCTATGCGGATCAAATCGCTTTTCCACCGGCTGCGGCATTTCGGAATTTCGATATGGAGGCTATGGTCTGGGCAAAGGACAGCCTGCATTTGTTTTCGAAGAACCGTACGGATCCATTTACAGGTTATACGTATCAATATAGTTTTCCAGCACAACCCGGTAACTATGTTTTGAGTCCGGTAGATTCTTTCAAAACCGGAAATGGTCCGATGTTATTTTATTGGATCACGGGTGCTGCTTATTTAGAAAATCCTGCGATGCTGGCCTTGTTGTCACACGACCGCATTTGGTTGTTCGATCAGTTTACCGGTACACAATTTTTCAAAGGACGAAGCCGTGAAATCGTTTTGCCCAATTACACTCAAAAAGAAGCAATTTATATCCAAAATCCAAATACGATTTATCTGAACGATGAATACAATCCCACTTTGAGAATCGGCCGTCAGCTCTATAAAATGGGCGTTTTGCCTACCTTCAGCCAAGAGTTGGAAGATGATGAGCTCCTTGAAATCTGGCCCAATCCGGCCGAAAACGTGCTCAGCATTTTACAAAATTATTTTCAGCCCGGACAAAAGGAAGAATTCAGCATTCTCGATTTAAGCGGCCGCTGCCTGTTGCAATTTACATTGGATCAGGCCAGGGTGAATCTTCCTTTGGGATCTTTGCAAAAAGGATTTTATGTTTTACGCGATGCGCGGGGAAGGTTTAGGAAGTACTTCTGTAAGGTCTAA